The Orcinus orca chromosome 20, mOrcOrc1.1, whole genome shotgun sequence region GAGATTTCGCTACAGTTTAGGGTAATATTCTGATGATGTGGGGCTTCCTGCAGCTCCCCAGTCACCTTCCATGAGTCGGGGGGAATCATCTAAATGGACCCCGCTTCCTGGAGCAGAGGCCTAGTCGTCGTACTGCACTTCCGCCCGGAGCTCCTTGGTGACGTAGTTGGCCAGCATCGCCAGCAGCTGCTGCTGCAGGGCCTCACTGCCCATGACCAGCATGGTCAGCTGCACGGCGTCCGTCCATTGCAGGTGCCTGACGATGGCAGTGGCTTCGTTAAAGAGCTTCTGCTGCTCGGCAGGTGGCAGCTCCATTATGATCTGAGGAACTGGCTTAAACTGTCCACTTGTCATCCACGCGCCTAACAAACCCCCGACGGCCCCCCCTAGAAAACAGGAAGGACTCAATTAGTCGGTCATTTATATTCATAAACGATAGTCACAGGTTCTCGCTGAGTTCACATCTACCGTTGTGACGAGTGGGCACATTCATGAGCAGGTCAGAATGGGCTTGGCTTCACGCCTGCTCTgccaggagggcagagggcaAAGGTTGACGTGGCCTTTGGTCGATTTGGCTCAGATAATTGACACCCAAACATGCCCTCCCCTAAGCTCTGCGCTCACAGTGCAACACAAAGCATCTCCCCTCCTGAGAGCTGTGCTAACTAAAACCCTTTTCGTGGGGGGAAGGTTTCCATGCTTCTCATAAAAATCTCTCTCATCTCAAAGAACAGGGCTGAGAAGCAAATGCATTTTCAGGGAGAACCATCTCAGTGGTGAGGCTGGATGGCTAATATGAGTCTTAGCTCTGAACTTTGAAATTTCCAGTGGAACCACGTGGTTATAAAGGACCCTGCAGACAGATGAGGAGGTATTTTCTCTTGAAACAGTGTTTTTCATACAACCCCTCCAAAGTTGTATGATGATAAATAACAAATTTAATGTATTCAACTACTTCTCTTTCTGCTACCCCAAAAGGGcacaaacattatttttaaatgtcaatttattattatcaaagttAAAGCACACTATTTTGGAATTTGAAGACCTTGTATCAATGGAAAGTTCTATTTAACCAGGTCAGGTGCAGTCTGCTACAGGAAGATGTCCTAGAGCAGGGGTCTCAAACTCAAGTGCCTACAGGGGTCAGGCAGGTAGCTGAAAGGAGTGAAGCGAGCTGAGTGGGACTGTGGTGACCTGGAGAGACAGGTCGCTGTCTAAAGGAGACATGGCTACCCTACGCCAGCCAATTGCTGCCACATGGAATACCAagtatgtatcttttaaaaatgttatgatttttatttatttatttatttattgtggtacgcgggcctctcactgttgtggcctctcccgttgcggagcacaggctccggatgcacaggttcagaggccatggctcacgggcccagccgctctgcggcatgtggggtcttcccggaccagggcacgaacccgtgtcccctgcattggcaggcggactctcaaccactgcgccaccatggaagccctgatttttaaatatcGGCAATCAGATATTGAAAAGACGCAGCCCAGCTGGACTTGGTGACTTTCTTTAAAAGACTAGAGTATGGAAAGGGGAAACAGTAACtttgcagtggagaaacctggcggACATGACcttagccaggtgatcaaggtgaGCATCACAAGGGAGGTCCTGTGGGTGTCATATGTCCCTGAAATATGTGACAAGAAGGGCACTGCACCTCCACGGTATTCTTTCCATAGATCCATAACCACAGTCTACTCGTGAGAAAGACATCAGGCAAACCCAAATTGAGAGGAGCTCTCCAAAAtatctgaccagtactcctcaaaagtATCAAAGTGGTAAAAAACAAGACCAgagaaaccctcagaatgggagaaaatatttgcaaatgaagcaaccgacatgggattaatctccaaaatatacaaaccgcTCATGCAGCtgaacatcaaaaaaagaaacaacccaattcaaaaatgggtggaagatctaaatagacatttctccaaagaagatatacagatggctaaaaagcaccttaaaagatgctcaacatcactaatcattagagaaatgcaaatcaaaactacagtgaggtaccacctcacaccagtcagaatggccatcatcaagaaatctacaaacaataatagCTGGacagggtgtagagaaaagggaaccctcatgcactgttggtgggaacgtaaactggtacagccactatggagaagagtatggagggtccttaaaaaactaaaaatagagctaccatatgatccagcaatcccactcctgggcatatatccggagaaaaccataattcaaaaagatacatgcaccccaatgttcattgcagtactatttacaatagccaggacatggaagcaacctaaatgtccatcgacggaggaatggataaagaagatgtggtacatatatacaatggaatattactcagccataaaaaagaatgaaataatgccatttgctgcaacatggatggacc contains the following coding sequences:
- the C20H19orf12 gene encoding protein C19orf12 homolog; translation: MPVAVEDIMRLLCSVSEERKMRAAVRHSGRGALVTGAVAFVGGLVGGPPGLAVGGAVGGLLGAWMTSGQFKPVPQIIMELPPAEQQKLFNEATAIVRHLQWTDAVQLTMLVMGSEALQQQLLAMLANYVTKELRAEVQYDD